From the Vespa velutina chromosome 5, iVesVel2.1, whole genome shotgun sequence genome, the window CATGCTGTAAATCAAACCGATTAATTTGAACGGATTCATAAAGTATATACCATAAAATACGTAAAATCATGATTTTATACTTGAGCTCACCAGGAAgttgttattatcgacgtTTCTTATCGTAGCTTCGAGATAACTCGGTGGGTGGCTTTTTCTCTTAAACAATGAGTCCAATGTTCTTGCACGCATTAAAAcgtacaattaatatattttaatttgttttaatggattttcttttttcttcgcaggatacgaaacaaaatgaaagtcCCAGCAGCTCTGCTGCTGAGCATCCTGTGCTTGTTCTTGTCGACAACAAGAACGAGCGCAGCTTTGGCATCGAACTCGAATCTGCCTAATCAACTCATTCGAGAAGATAGTTTTGCGCCGAATGAATCGTCGAATGTTAAATATGACGCTTCGACGACCGTACCAGACGGACTGGACAAGAAAGTCATATTATCGGAATACGTGAAACCATTCGGCAATCTAAAAAAAGTACTTCTTCAAGAGATTCATACTTTGGACGAGAATACAAATGATCGTCAACCTAATGATCCCGTTCTTCCAAACGTtcgtaatcatttttaatataaattcataagaATAATGAGATTACTTCGAAATATATCTTGATCTATACAGACacacgtatgcatgtatagattatgaatatacattaaattttgtaattataggCTCAGGTTAAGCTGAAAAAGGCAACATCCGCGCTAACAAAATCTATCAACGTGAatggaaaggagaaaataaatggTACGGAAACGAAAAATCCCGTTTTCAATAAGTTATTAGAAGTCGAAGATATGGAATACGTTGGAAATTACAATGGTCAGAATTctgacgataagaacgataacagTGACGAAGCCGAAAACACGGACAGCGAATATATCGACGATTACAACGAAGACGATGATATCGACGATGATCTTGAGgaggacgacgatgacgacgacgatgactcGACCAATTGTCCCAAACATTGCAAATGTATGGGACATTACATCGCTTCGGTAACGGCAACGTATGTTTCATGTTATTCGTTTATCTAGCGATAAGTAGTTATCGGGAAACGCCGTAAggatttttcttcatttatattaaaatttcacaATGCACACTCTGTTCGTTccaaagagaataaatatttctttttttaacgcaGGTGTACCAAACTCGTTGAACAACAATCTTCTGATCCTATCATAGGCGGTTTGCGATTAGAAAATGTCGGTGAGGTTCGTCTTGGTCCGCACGCATTAAAATCCCGTGGACTGCAACAGTTGGGAAATATAAAGATCACGGACACTCGTATCGTCTATATCGATCGGACGGCCTTTGACGGTATCTCGTTCCTCTTTTCCGTCAATCTTACAAGGAACGCGCTTCAGGACATTCATCCCCAAACCTTCCAGAATAATTCGCAGCTGAGTCTATTGACCATTTCCGGAAATCCCTTGAGATACGGTCAATATTTCAAAGGGACGAAACATTATCTCTTCGATGCACCTACCATCACCGAGCTCGTTTTTTCTAACAACGGTTTACCAAAATTGCCACGTACGGCTTTTCAAAAGATGCAGAGCTTGGAGTACATCAATCTAAGTGGAAACAGACTGAAGGAAATCGAAAAGACCCTTTTTGATCCGTTGAACAATTTGCTCGAGGTGGACTTGTCCAATAACTTGTTGAACGAAATCTCAGTCGAGCTCTTCAATAACAATTCCTTGGAGACTCTTCGTGTCTCTGGTAAGCTTATCGTAGCGAAACTACGTCGCTCGATTTAATCTATTACCAGAAGAGttaatagtatttttttcttttttttttttttctttttttcttttttttcttttttctctttgataaaaCGTGTTGATTTTCTTTGTTCGTTTTAGGAAACAATTTATCAACTCTAGCTAATATAAGAGCTTCGGAATTGACAACGTTGGAGGCGGCCAGAAACAAAATTAAGGTTATAGCGAAAGACGACTTATCGGGTGTACCACTTTTGGAACAATTCATTGTTAGTTCGAATGGAATGAAAAGAATACATCAACATGCGTTCATGAATCTCGACCAATTAACGTATCTCGATGTCAGCGATAACAAATTGACTTCTTGGTCCGAACATCATCTCAGGACTAATGCAAGATTGCAGGTCTTGTTAATGAACAATAATCCTGACTTAGGAAGCTTGCCTGTTTTCAAAATTACTGGCTACGAATACAACACGTACAGGTGATTGTCATTGTCtctgaaatattatttgcttCTTCATTAATAGCCTTATCGTTTTTAGCACTTATCGTTTGGAATGTTCGAATTGTGGTTTGGAACGATTGGAGCCACAAACATTCGACGACATGCCGGCTTTAACCAAACTGAATTTATCCAAAAATCGTCTTACCGGTTTACCTAACGATCTTTTCAAGTTCCTATTTTCTCTTCAAGAGCTTGACCTTTCAGAGAACCTAATAGCAACCTTAGAACCAAATATGTTCCGTGGTGCTGTCACCTTGATGAAAATTAATCTCTCTGGTAATCCTTTAGTAACTTTGCAAGTTGCTCCATTTATGCTGACGCCTTCGCTTAACAAGCTCGACGTGAGCAAATGCGAGTTGGAAAGAGTCTGGAGCGAGGCTAGAGTTCCTTTGAAGAAACTTCGGTAAAAATCtcgaaatattatacttaaatttttaaatgaagatAAGTAATGAGAAAGTCCAAAGATTtaacatattaaatttatattgcgAATCGTTAGATTTTTATCGGTTAGCGGCAACTTACTGCGACGAATCACTTTGGAAGAACTGAAGGCCATGCCGAAACTTTCAGCCTTGGATTTGTCACATAATCCCTTGGACTGCGACGAAGATTTTAATACGGCTGTCGAATGGTTAACCGCTCACGGTATTACACCCATCGAGATACGCACGTGAGATAGAAGCattctatatttattgattcctcgatcgttccttttttactttctttctttctttcttatgttCGTTTAATCGTTTTCGACAGGCACAGTATTTATGGCGATAACATGGATTACTCTGACGCGGAAGGCATCACGCAGTGGAAAGATTTAGCGAAAATCGTTTGCGATGGTGTCGAGGATGGACCACCGTCTAGAACGATACCTACCCCAATAAAGTCAAAAGTCATCTTTCCGAGATTACTTGGTGACGTAGAGAACACGAATTCTCTTTTAAGCGGAGAT encodes:
- the LOC124949070 gene encoding insulin-like growth factor-binding protein complex acid labile subunit isoform X2, with amino-acid sequence MKVPAALLLSILCLFLSTTRTSAALASNSNLPNQLIREDSFAPNESSNVKYDASTTVPDGLDKKVILSEYVKPFGNLKKVLLQEIHTLDENTNDRQPNDPVLPNAQVKLKKATSALTKSINVNGKEKINGTETKNPVFNKLLEVEDMEYVGNYNGQNSDDKNDNSDEAENTDSEYIDDYNEDDDIDDDLEEDDDDDDDDSTNCPKHCKCMGHYIASVTATCTKLVEQQSSDPIIGGLRLENVGEVRLGPHALKSRGLQQLGNIKITDTRIVYIDRTAFDGISFLFSVNLTRNALQDIHPQTFQNNSQLSLLTISGNPLRYGQYFKGTKHYLFDAPTITELVFSNNGLPKLPRTAFQKMQSLEYINLSGNRLKEIEKTLFDPLNNLLEVDLSNNLLNEISVELFNNNSLETLRVSGNNLSTLANIRASELTTLEAARNKIKVIAKDDLSGVPLLEQFIVSSNGMKRIHQHAFMNLDQLTYLDVSDNKLTSWSEHHLRTNARLQVLLMNNNPDLGSLPVFKITGYEYNTYSTYRLECSNCGLERLEPQTFDDMPALTKLNLSKNRLTGLPNDLFKFLFSLQELDLSENLIATLEPNMFRGAVTLMKINLSGNPLVTLQVAPFMLTPSLNKLDVSKCELERVWSEARVPLKKLRFLSVSGNLLRRITLEELKAMPKLSALDLSHNPLDCDEDFNTAVEWLTAHGITPIEIRTHSIYGDNMDYSDAEGITQWKDLAKIVCDGVEDGPPSRTIPTPIKSKVIFPRLLGDVENTNSLLSGDLEDNEDLKAFDHFTQSDDDDRAWEENQYTEYGDYMMEASSYRPWYSNALWPILTVIVVTLIILLLVAHVAITVAKRRGRSPVIRPPMILRQGLVDNKNCGLVYKPLQEEIATPHMPKRGSFYSSSTFHYDKIVPESV
- the LOC124949070 gene encoding insulin-like growth factor-binding protein complex acid labile subunit isoform X1, which produces MKVPAALLLSILCLFLSTTRTSAALASNSNLPNQLIREDSFAPNESSNVKYDASTTVPDGLDKKVILSEYVKPFGNLKKVLLQEIHTLDENTNDRQPNDPVLPNAQVKLKKATSALTKSINVNGKEKINGTETKNPVFNKLLEVEDMEYVGNYNGQNSDDKNDNSDEAENTDSEYIDDYNEDDDIDDDLEEDDDDDDDDSTNCPKHCKCMGHYIASVTATCTKLVEQQSSDPIIGGLRLENVGEVRLGPHALKSRGLQQLGNIKITDTRIVYIDRTAFDGISFLFSVNLTRNALQDIHPQTFQNNSQLSLLTISGNPLRYGQYFKGTKHYLFDAPTITELVFSNNGLPKLPRTAFQKMQSLEYINLSGNRLKEIEKTLFDPLNNLLEVDLSNNLLNEISVELFNNNSLETLRVSGNNLSTLANIRASELTTLEAARNKIKVIAKDDLSGVPLLEQFIVSSNGMKRIHQHAFMNLDQLTYLDVSDNKLTSWSEHHLRTNARLQVLLMNNNPDLGSLPVFKITGYEYNTYSLIVFSTYRLECSNCGLERLEPQTFDDMPALTKLNLSKNRLTGLPNDLFKFLFSLQELDLSENLIATLEPNMFRGAVTLMKINLSGNPLVTLQVAPFMLTPSLNKLDVSKCELERVWSEARVPLKKLRFLSVSGNLLRRITLEELKAMPKLSALDLSHNPLDCDEDFNTAVEWLTAHGITPIEIRTHSIYGDNMDYSDAEGITQWKDLAKIVCDGVEDGPPSRTIPTPIKSKVIFPRLLGDVENTNSLLSGDLEDNEDLKAFDHFTQSDDDDRAWEENQYTEYGDYMMEASSYRPWYSNALWPILTVIVVTLIILLLVAHVAITVAKRRGRSPVIRPPMILRQGLVDNKNCGLVYKPLQEEIATPHMPKRGSFYSSSTFHYDKIVPESV